One genomic window of Sulfurovum lithotrophicum includes the following:
- the rsmH gene encoding 16S rRNA (cytosine(1402)-N(4))-methyltransferase RsmH: MEIPHIPVLLEEVLESFEGVPKGYFVDCTLGYAGHSSEILKRYDHLKHIGIDRDDEALAFSRKRLEPFSDRSTLYKGTFATVLPTLKEAPVTALLADFGVSSLQLDKKERGFSFDSETLDMRMDANAPLSAYEVVNTYPKEKLEYIFDTYGEVRSYKKLASAVVDARAKAPIESAKALSEIAKSVIPPGGKIHPATLMFQAIRIEVNNELGEIEGLLDAIEAKHYEGEVVSLITFHSLEDRLVKNRFRKWSQECICDPHAIRCTCGKKHALGKALSRKPVTASKEELRVNPRSRSAKLRSFRFKSDS; encoded by the coding sequence GTGGAAATTCCGCATATACCGGTACTTTTGGAAGAAGTGTTAGAGAGTTTCGAGGGAGTACCGAAGGGGTATTTCGTCGATTGTACCCTTGGGTATGCCGGGCATAGTTCGGAAATACTGAAACGCTACGATCATTTGAAACATATCGGTATTGACCGGGATGATGAAGCGTTGGCTTTTTCCAGGAAACGTCTGGAACCTTTCAGTGACAGAAGCACACTTTATAAAGGTACGTTCGCCACGGTACTTCCCACACTGAAGGAAGCACCTGTGACCGCTTTGCTTGCTGATTTTGGTGTCTCCTCTTTGCAGCTCGATAAAAAAGAGAGGGGCTTCTCTTTTGATTCGGAAACACTCGATATGCGTATGGATGCAAATGCGCCACTCTCTGCCTATGAGGTGGTCAACACCTATCCCAAAGAGAAGCTGGAGTATATCTTCGATACCTACGGAGAAGTTCGTTCCTATAAAAAACTGGCATCAGCTGTGGTTGATGCCAGGGCCAAAGCACCCATAGAGAGTGCCAAAGCGCTGAGTGAGATAGCCAAAAGCGTTATCCCCCCGGGAGGAAAAATACACCCGGCGACCCTGATGTTCCAGGCGATCCGCATAGAGGTGAACAATGAACTCGGAGAGATAGAAGGGCTGCTTGATGCCATTGAAGCCAAACATTATGAAGGGGAAGTGGTCTCACTCATTACCTTTCATTCGCTGGAAGACCGACTGGTCAAGAACCGCTTCAGAAAATGGAGTCAGGAGTGTATCTGTGATCCCCATGCGATCCGCTGTACCTGCGGTAAGAAGCATGCATTGGGCAAAGCACTCTCACGCAAACCGGTGACCGCCTCCAAAGAGGAGCTCAGGGTCAACCCCAGAAGCCGATCAGCCAAACTCAGAAGTTTCAGGTTCAAAAGTGACAGCTAA
- a CDS encoding proline--tRNA ligase — protein MRFSRLLIPTTKETPNDATLASHIYLIRGGFIQSVGGSGLYNFLPLGKKVLDRVRSVVKEELDKAGCQEVSLSFVTPASLWEESGRYEKYGKELLRFKDRKNNEFVLGPTHEEMMVNLVRQSVKSYKQLPLNLYQINLKFRDEIRPRFGLMRGREFLMKDGYSFHVSEKDMKREFALMEETYKKIFTRLGLEFKVVEADSGAIGGSGSKEFMVLADSGEDTIVVCDNCDYGANIEAAVRREKACEAKAPETEPGKVHTPDTTTIEALSTFFDADPYYLVKTVAKRALYDEGKSEVVLFALRGSDELQEVKACNAVNANDLVDISEEELEAAGLLAGYMGPTVVPEGVRVVLDNNLKEADSMICGANEKDQHLAGVSFEGMAGDYHDIAAVQEGDLCPKCGSPMRYTKGIEAGHIFQLGTQYSEPLGATFLDENGKAQPMVMGTYGIGVSRLLAAIIEQNHDERGCIWTKESAPFDLQLIVSNIKDEAQVALGEKLYDALSAKGLDILFDDRKDRFGAKMKDYELLGIPHAVVIGKKLQDGLVEFISREGLVKEEVSADDILDVVGERV, from the coding sequence GTGAGATTTTCAAGATTATTGATCCCTACGACCAAAGAGACCCCCAACGATGCAACCCTTGCAAGTCACATCTATCTGATCCGCGGAGGATTTATTCAGTCGGTAGGTGGAAGCGGACTATACAATTTTCTTCCCCTGGGCAAAAAAGTACTCGACAGGGTACGCAGTGTCGTCAAAGAGGAACTGGACAAAGCTGGGTGTCAGGAGGTCAGTCTCTCCTTTGTAACACCGGCATCGCTCTGGGAAGAGAGCGGACGTTACGAGAAGTACGGTAAAGAGCTCCTGCGCTTCAAAGACCGCAAGAACAATGAGTTCGTACTTGGTCCGACGCATGAAGAGATGATGGTGAACCTGGTACGTCAGAGTGTCAAAAGCTACAAGCAGCTGCCTTTAAATCTCTACCAGATCAACCTGAAGTTCCGTGATGAGATCAGACCGCGTTTCGGTCTTATGCGGGGGCGTGAGTTTCTGATGAAAGACGGGTACAGTTTCCATGTGTCCGAAAAAGATATGAAACGTGAATTTGCCTTGATGGAAGAGACTTACAAGAAGATCTTCACCCGTCTGGGACTTGAGTTCAAAGTGGTCGAAGCAGACTCCGGCGCTATCGGCGGAAGCGGAAGCAAAGAGTTCATGGTACTGGCAGACAGCGGAGAAGATACCATCGTGGTCTGCGACAACTGTGACTATGGTGCCAATATTGAAGCGGCGGTACGTCGGGAGAAAGCCTGTGAGGCCAAAGCGCCCGAAACAGAACCAGGCAAGGTTCACACGCCTGATACGACGACCATCGAAGCATTGAGTACTTTCTTCGATGCCGATCCTTATTATCTGGTAAAAACGGTTGCCAAACGTGCACTCTATGATGAAGGAAAGAGTGAAGTGGTACTTTTCGCCCTTCGCGGTTCCGACGAACTCCAGGAAGTCAAAGCATGCAATGCAGTCAATGCCAATGATCTGGTCGATATCAGTGAAGAGGAATTGGAAGCTGCCGGTTTGCTGGCAGGTTACATGGGGCCGACGGTCGTACCTGAAGGGGTCAGAGTGGTACTCGACAACAATCTCAAAGAAGCAGACTCCATGATCTGTGGTGCAAATGAGAAAGATCAGCATCTGGCCGGGGTCAGTTTCGAAGGCATGGCGGGTGACTATCATGATATCGCAGCAGTACAGGAGGGAGATCTCTGTCCGAAATGTGGATCACCGATGCGTTATACCAAAGGGATAGAGGCCGGACACATCTTCCAGCTTGGCACACAGTATTCCGAACCGCTTGGCGCAACCTTCCTCGATGAGAACGGAAAGGCACAGCCGATGGTCATGGGAACCTATGGTATCGGTGTGAGCCGTCTGCTGGCAGCCATTATCGAGCAGAACCATGATGAGAGAGGATGCATCTGGACCAAAGAGTCCGCCCCGTTCGACCTTCAGCTGATTGTTTCCAACATTAAAGACGAAGCACAGGTGGCATTGGGTGAAAAACTCTACGATGCGCTAAGTGCCAAAGGTCTGGATATACTCTTCGATGACAGGAAAGACCGTTTTGGTGCCAAAATGAAGGATTATGAGCTGCTTGGTATTCCCCATGCAGTGGTCATCGGCAAAAAGCTTCAGGATGGGCTGGTCGAGTTCATCAGCAGAGAGGGGCTTGTCAAAGAAGAGGTCTCTGCTGATGATATCCTCGATGTCGTAGGAGAAAGGGTCTGA
- a CDS encoding polyprenyl synthetase family protein — translation MLNSVERKIEQFIAELNDKEVLGLYAKLPQGKRLRAKLILKIAGNGLPVVKTAAIVEMIHAASLLHDDVIDDAYTRRSKPSLNALYGNKRAIMLGDILYSKGFFELNNISPVVAKIVSNAVTQLSLGELKDVSLSKTFNTDKAIYLEMIYQKTASLIEASAGAAAVLAGKPKEAYMTYGRNLGMAFQMIDDLLDITQDTATLGKPALHDFVEGKTTLPYIYLYEALDEKGQQKLASLHGKVLTADEQNWIKTEMEERQVLMKCYAQAKELIEEAVELMNSHGEEALSDIAMEMIEREF, via the coding sequence GTGTTAAATTCCGTTGAAAGAAAAATAGAACAATTCATTGCCGAGCTGAATGACAAAGAGGTCCTGGGACTGTATGCCAAACTCCCGCAGGGAAAGAGACTGCGGGCAAAGCTTATTTTGAAGATTGCCGGCAACGGACTGCCCGTTGTGAAGACAGCAGCGATTGTGGAGATGATCCACGCGGCCAGTCTGCTGCATGACGATGTTATAGACGATGCCTATACGAGGCGTTCCAAGCCCTCTCTCAATGCACTGTACGGCAATAAAAGGGCCATTATGCTGGGTGATATCCTCTATTCAAAAGGCTTTTTTGAATTGAACAATATTTCGCCGGTAGTAGCGAAGATCGTCTCCAATGCCGTAACGCAGCTTAGTCTCGGAGAACTCAAAGATGTCTCTCTCTCCAAAACATTCAATACGGATAAAGCGATCTACCTTGAAATGATCTACCAAAAGACAGCATCACTCATAGAAGCCAGTGCCGGTGCGGCAGCGGTGCTTGCCGGCAAACCCAAAGAGGCATATATGACCTACGGCAGGAACCTGGGGATGGCATTCCAGATGATCGATGACCTCCTGGATATTACGCAGGATACGGCAACACTGGGCAAGCCTGCTCTTCATGATTTTGTGGAAGGCAAAACGACACTTCCTTACATCTATCTGTATGAAGCACTGGACGAAAAAGGACAGCAGAAACTTGCCTCTCTTCACGGAAAAGTATTGACTGCGGATGAACAGAACTGGATCAAGACAGAGATGGAGGAGCGACAGGTACTCATGAAGTGCTATGCCCAGGCCAAAGAGCTGATAGAAGAGGCGGTGGAACTGATGAACTCCCATGGTGAAGAGGCGCTCTCTGACATCGCTATGGAAATGATAGAGAGGGAATTCTAA
- a CDS encoding efflux RND transporter permease subunit: MIRQFVTFAVDRPVINHILMAFMLVLSIFAYQDIPKEIFPPSTLDQITITGGYPGASADVLDKMAVRNIEDEIKSISEINNIDTVIQNGFFSIRADIKEGSENQLVLGDVKDVIANIRRDLPADMDEPIAKITVHDFPLLLVAISGDVPKKRLLNIAEDLKSKLSTYKNLSSISIRGDADDEVLIQIDNDKLNAYGLSKEGVYKAISTLSSIFPIGTIEQKGSHLYLSTINGEKSAKALEATLISVAGKRVRLGDIAHVQFGLSESNEISHFNGVQNISININKTKKGNAIALSREIKQMLKEVQKEYKDVVFEAYTDTSVWIKNRLNLVSSNILFGLILVFLALLLSVNYKIALVVAIGIPTSFMITLIAADMIGYSLNMLTLLGALIALGMLVDEAIVVAENIYRHLEMGKAPREAAIDGSLEMFPAVLTATLTTVFAFLPLLIMSGEMGMFMKVLPVMISILLLSSLFEAFYFLPLHSKEFFSTKDMKKGHDRSDFWIKLDVMYERLLGKLLKRKKRSLFLLVTFIILSTVGMLELTKFKLFPEFDSTQIYLNGKIDVNSKLEDTEKVVTEIEKKLLEYYGKEDTEVSSITSVIGLYFNADQTFQTGKNLFHIFINLHEKAPENFFDKYINPILSLEYDGSDMIREKKAQEIATETQKDVVEAFRKKQLPNGEKLFSELNIFVPQTGIVGHDIEIGLNTADGKKQFEAINRLKKALGSIKGVFDITDNATEGVKELKLRINEYGQMLGFNEAYVTSVLKGTFLKGEYGKMFDTKGLIRVRIEDPQKDEDLDVSSIKLTTPDGRQVVRLDEIADFIYKKSYVKIFKEDGERVRTVIARVESKTVLATEVMTRIKPLLQTFEKEGIKVIIKGEEKENKQMKKEMTQAAMIAIFLIFISLVWMFNSLVLPLIIVSTIPLSIVGALAGTYIMGINLTMPGVMGMIGLAGVVVNDGLIMLSFIKGSKDQQEMMQKAGYRLRPILLTSITTVLGLSSMIFFASGQALIIQPMAISLGFGIAWATVLNLYYVPLMYAVIYRVNPAGPEEKNGKTSSFL, from the coding sequence ATGATCCGTCAATTCGTAACTTTCGCTGTTGACAGGCCGGTCATCAATCATATTCTGATGGCCTTCATGCTGGTACTTTCCATTTTTGCCTACCAGGATATTCCCAAAGAGATCTTCCCGCCTTCGACACTTGATCAGATAACCATTACCGGCGGCTACCCCGGTGCCAGTGCAGATGTATTGGATAAGATGGCGGTCAGGAACATTGAAGATGAAATAAAAAGTATCAGCGAGATCAACAATATAGATACTGTGATACAGAACGGTTTTTTCTCCATCCGTGCAGATATTAAGGAAGGGAGTGAGAACCAGCTTGTCCTGGGAGATGTCAAAGATGTGATTGCCAATATCAGACGGGACCTCCCTGCCGATATGGATGAACCCATCGCCAAGATCACCGTGCATGATTTTCCTTTGCTGCTCGTTGCGATCTCAGGAGATGTCCCTAAAAAGAGACTTCTGAATATCGCTGAAGATCTCAAGAGCAAACTGAGCACCTATAAGAATCTCAGCAGTATCAGTATCCGTGGGGATGCGGACGATGAGGTACTTATACAGATAGACAATGACAAGCTTAATGCTTACGGCCTGTCGAAGGAGGGTGTGTACAAAGCCATCTCCACACTCAGCTCCATCTTTCCCATAGGTACGATTGAACAGAAAGGGAGTCATCTCTATCTTTCTACAATTAACGGGGAAAAGTCAGCCAAAGCTCTGGAAGCTACACTGATCAGTGTTGCCGGTAAAAGGGTACGTCTCGGTGATATTGCCCATGTCCAATTTGGATTGAGCGAAAGCAATGAAATTTCCCACTTCAACGGTGTGCAGAATATCTCTATCAATATCAACAAGACCAAAAAAGGAAATGCCATTGCCCTGAGCCGTGAGATAAAACAGATGCTCAAGGAGGTACAGAAAGAGTATAAGGACGTGGTTTTTGAAGCCTATACCGATACCTCTGTCTGGATCAAAAACCGTTTGAACCTGGTCTCTTCCAATATTCTTTTCGGGCTCATACTGGTGTTTTTGGCGTTGCTGCTGAGTGTCAATTACAAGATCGCACTGGTTGTGGCCATAGGGATACCGACAAGTTTCATGATCACCCTGATCGCGGCGGATATGATAGGCTACAGTCTGAATATGCTGACCCTGCTTGGGGCACTTATAGCCCTGGGGATGCTGGTGGATGAAGCCATTGTCGTGGCGGAGAATATTTACCGGCATTTGGAAATGGGAAAAGCACCGAGGGAAGCTGCTATCGACGGCTCGCTGGAAATGTTCCCGGCTGTATTGACAGCCACGTTGACAACGGTGTTTGCCTTCCTGCCTTTGCTCATTATGAGCGGTGAGATGGGAATGTTCATGAAAGTGCTGCCCGTTATGATTTCCATTTTGCTGCTCTCCTCACTTTTTGAAGCCTTCTATTTTCTGCCTTTGCATTCCAAAGAGTTTTTTTCTACGAAAGATATGAAGAAGGGGCATGACAGGAGTGACTTCTGGATCAAACTTGATGTAATGTATGAAAGGCTGCTTGGAAAACTGCTCAAACGCAAAAAACGTTCACTCTTTCTGCTTGTAACTTTCATCATACTTTCCACCGTGGGGATGCTGGAATTGACCAAGTTTAAACTTTTTCCGGAGTTCGATTCGACACAGATCTACCTGAACGGGAAGATCGATGTCAATTCCAAACTGGAAGATACTGAAAAAGTGGTGACCGAGATAGAAAAAAAACTGCTGGAGTATTATGGGAAAGAAGATACGGAAGTCTCTTCCATTACTTCGGTCATCGGTCTCTACTTCAATGCGGACCAGACCTTCCAGACAGGAAAGAATCTTTTTCATATCTTTATCAACCTGCATGAGAAAGCGCCGGAAAACTTTTTTGACAAATACATCAACCCCATTCTCTCTCTGGAGTATGACGGCTCGGATATGATTAGAGAGAAAAAGGCGCAGGAGATTGCCACGGAAACGCAGAAAGATGTGGTTGAGGCATTCAGGAAGAAGCAACTGCCAAACGGCGAGAAACTATTTTCCGAACTGAACATTTTTGTTCCGCAGACAGGTATCGTGGGGCACGATATCGAGATAGGTCTCAATACTGCAGATGGAAAGAAACAGTTTGAGGCGATCAATCGGCTGAAGAAAGCACTTGGAAGTATCAAAGGGGTTTTTGACATTACGGACAATGCTACCGAAGGTGTCAAAGAACTGAAGTTGCGTATTAACGAATACGGGCAGATGCTTGGCTTCAATGAAGCCTATGTTACTTCTGTGCTCAAAGGTACTTTTCTCAAAGGTGAATACGGAAAGATGTTCGACACCAAAGGGCTCATACGTGTGCGCATAGAAGATCCCCAGAAAGATGAAGATCTCGATGTCTCCTCCATCAAGCTGACAACGCCTGACGGTAGACAGGTAGTGCGCCTGGATGAGATTGCCGACTTTATCTATAAAAAAAGCTATGTCAAGATATTTAAAGAAGATGGTGAGAGGGTACGTACGGTCATTGCCAGAGTAGAGAGCAAAACTGTTTTGGCAACAGAAGTGATGACCAGGATAAAACCTCTGCTGCAGACCTTTGAGAAAGAAGGTATAAAGGTGATCATTAAAGGTGAAGAGAAAGAGAACAAACAGATGAAAAAAGAGATGACACAGGCTGCGATGATCGCGATCTTCCTTATCTTCATCTCGCTGGTATGGATGTTCAACTCACTGGTACTCCCGCTTATCATCGTTTCGACCATACCGCTGTCCATCGTAGGGGCGCTGGCGGGAACCTACATCATGGGGATCAACCTGACTATGCCGGGTGTCATGGGGATGATCGGCCTTGCCGGGGTAGTGGTCAATGACGGGCTCATTATGCTCTCTTTCATTAAAGGCTCGAAAGACCAGCAGGAGATGATGCAGAAAGCCGGATACAGACTGCGCCCGATCCTGCTGACCTCTATTACCACGGTGCTGGGGCTTTCAAGCATGATCTTCTTTGCCAGCGGGCAGGCACTCATTATCCAGCCGATGGCGATCTCACTGGGCTTCGGGATCGCCTGGGCTACGGTACTGAACCTCTATTATGTACCGTTGATGTATGCGGTCATCTACAGGGTCAATCCCGCTGGTCCGGAAGAGAAAAACGGTAAAACTTCCTCATTTTTATGA
- the hemA gene encoding glutamyl-tRNA reductase, with the protein MYYQVISFSHKNCEQVMRERLAFADDDAKRTFLDQLVGFEFVHEAFIVSTCNRVEIVMATRDNFSSYHAVLGLMSQNKDVNFYELKTSAKRYDDEEAIEHIFSVVSSLDSLVIGESQITGQVKEAFRFSYQHGTAGRRLNRVISYAVKCAAEVRNATNISQNPISIASVAVAQAHKLLGDNIQGMKGIVVGAGDMGVLAAKHLLRVGCDVVLIGRDLEKVQAVADTLGEDVEADTMENLPKYLNRYRLLFSATSSPDPVITKGLIENETLPRHWFDMAIPRDIEDMTLEKLQLFRIDDLRAISHDNHAMREEQAVRATEIVERYTEEFYAWLKALSIEPVIKQMRQHVSAAIEKEIQRALKKGFVPKEYESNMRKMAEQMFNRFLHDPTQNLRASSTESKNANCIEAVKKMFSIDTEHVDFKQYKNDHHTKGYSA; encoded by the coding sequence ATGTATTACCAGGTCATCAGTTTTTCCCACAAGAATTGTGAACAGGTAATGCGTGAGCGTCTGGCCTTTGCCGACGATGATGCCAAGAGGACCTTTCTTGACCAGCTGGTAGGGTTCGAATTCGTTCATGAAGCCTTTATTGTCTCCACCTGCAACAGGGTAGAGATCGTTATGGCCACACGTGACAACTTTTCAAGCTATCATGCCGTTCTGGGCCTGATGAGCCAAAACAAGGATGTGAACTTCTACGAACTGAAAACTTCTGCCAAACGCTATGATGACGAAGAAGCGATCGAACATATCTTCTCGGTAGTTTCTTCACTTGACTCCCTTGTCATAGGTGAATCACAGATCACCGGCCAGGTAAAAGAGGCATTCAGGTTCTCCTATCAGCATGGTACGGCGGGACGCAGGCTTAACCGTGTCATTTCCTATGCGGTCAAATGTGCTGCGGAAGTGCGTAATGCGACCAATATTTCCCAAAACCCCATCTCTATCGCTTCGGTAGCCGTGGCACAGGCCCACAAACTTCTGGGCGACAATATTCAGGGAATGAAAGGTATCGTGGTCGGTGCCGGGGATATGGGCGTGTTGGCGGCCAAACATCTGCTCAGGGTAGGCTGTGATGTCGTACTGATAGGACGGGACCTTGAAAAGGTACAGGCAGTAGCGGATACGCTCGGTGAAGATGTCGAAGCCGATACGATGGAGAACCTTCCAAAGTATCTTAACCGCTACAGACTGCTTTTCTCGGCTACCTCGTCACCCGATCCTGTGATTACCAAAGGTCTTATTGAAAACGAAACACTGCCGCGTCACTGGTTCGATATGGCAATCCCGCGTGACATTGAAGATATGACACTGGAAAAACTGCAGCTTTTCCGTATCGATGATCTGCGTGCTATCTCCCATGACAACCATGCCATGCGTGAAGAACAGGCGGTAAGAGCAACTGAGATCGTTGAGCGCTATACGGAAGAGTTCTATGCGTGGCTCAAAGCACTTTCCATAGAGCCGGTCATCAAACAGATGCGCCAGCATGTCTCGGCAGCCATCGAAAAAGAGATACAGCGTGCACTGAAAAAAGGTTTTGTACCCAAAGAGTATGAATCCAATATGAGAAAGATGGCCGAGCAAATGTTTAACCGTTTTCTGCACGATCCGACGCAGAACCTCCGAGCCTCTTCGACCGAGAGTAAGAATGCCAACTGTATTGAAGCGGTCAAAAAGATGTTCAGCATCGATACGGAACATGTGGACTTCAAGCAGTACAAAAACGATCATCATACCAAAGGATACAGCGCGTGA
- a CDS encoding FxsA family protein → MFLLIMIPFMLLELYLSLYVGERIGFWWSVIWIVATMILGIRLLQYTPYTLMGNISHVSMGKLSLEEFQNASTSYLLGAILLIIPGVLTDILGVLALSYTMYLRFVAKITPEQTKFNKNKGDDNVIDVEIIDEHSDRDDRIER, encoded by the coding sequence ATGTTTTTACTGATCATGATTCCTTTTATGTTGCTGGAACTGTACCTTTCCCTCTATGTAGGAGAGCGTATAGGCTTCTGGTGGTCAGTGATCTGGATCGTAGCCACGATGATATTAGGGATCAGGCTGCTTCAGTACACTCCCTATACACTGATGGGAAATATTTCTCATGTTTCTATGGGGAAACTGAGTCTTGAAGAGTTTCAGAATGCCAGTACTTCCTACCTGTTAGGTGCGATACTTTTGATCATCCCCGGGGTATTGACAGATATATTGGGGGTTCTGGCATTGAGCTATACAATGTATTTACGTTTTGTTGCTAAAATCACCCCTGAACAAACAAAATTTAACAAAAACAAAGGAGATGACAATGTCATTGATGTCGAAATTATTGACGAGCACAGTGATCGTGACGATCGCATTGAGCGCTAA
- a CDS encoding DsbA family protein yields MSLMSKLLTSTVIVTIALSANAQVDNKALLKYIKRNIVKNPQVEVKGIKVLEKKTHKDIPGWDVYLTSMQLKYQNKDIDAPEMIFVNKDGLATGHLVNLKTGRDYRNEIKPTVPNEMYDDAHLLMGNKNAKHKILVFSDPMCPFCRDVVPEILTSAKKNPNLMAVYYYHLPLMRIHPVSGSLTRIMHVAQKEGKTDVVEKMYSLKIDPRETNKKKIIAAVKKHTGYDITEAKINAKEVTDAMKADEKAAGRMMVSGTPTVYIDGQWDKMRDGYKKLK; encoded by the coding sequence ATGTCATTGATGTCGAAATTATTGACGAGCACAGTGATCGTGACGATCGCATTGAGCGCTAATGCACAGGTAGACAATAAAGCACTGTTGAAGTATATTAAACGAAATATAGTCAAAAACCCGCAGGTCGAGGTCAAGGGTATCAAAGTACTCGAAAAGAAAACACATAAAGATATCCCGGGTTGGGATGTGTATCTGACCTCTATGCAGCTGAAGTACCAAAACAAGGACATAGACGCGCCTGAAATGATTTTCGTGAATAAAGACGGGCTGGCCACGGGGCATCTGGTAAATCTAAAGACGGGAAGAGATTACCGCAACGAGATCAAGCCGACAGTGCCAAATGAAATGTATGACGATGCGCACCTGCTGATGGGGAACAAGAATGCCAAACACAAGATCCTTGTTTTCTCTGATCCGATGTGTCCATTCTGTCGTGATGTCGTTCCTGAAATACTGACATCAGCCAAGAAGAATCCTAACCTGATGGCAGTCTACTACTACCACCTGCCTCTCATGAGGATCCATCCGGTCTCAGGTTCCTTGACACGTATCATGCACGTGGCTCAGAAGGAAGGCAAAACGGATGTAGTGGAGAAAATGTATTCTCTCAAGATCGATCCGAGAGAGACCAACAAAAAGAAGATCATCGCGGCAGTAAAGAAACATACCGGGTATGATATCACCGAAGCAAAGATCAATGCCAAAGAGGTGACAGATGCCATGAAAGCAGATGAAAAAGCTGCGGGTAGGATGATGGTTTCAGGAACACCTACTGTGTATATTGACGGTCAGTGGGACAAGATGAGAGACGGATATAAAAAGCTTAAATAA
- a CDS encoding class II aldolase and adducin N-terminal domain-containing protein has protein sequence MDKHLIEEIKHVSLSMFNKNFFGVYHGSISARISASGFLINKKDTILDEITEEGLIALDCHKRDYRWSEASIDVPIHEHIYETIPNAKYICFTMPPYATAYSLKHGKVSPQDFHGKKILGEIIVYDPQSIDDWIERAPYEIPQFFQKHDSHLLLIKGYGLISYDRDITEMAKKVAILENSCRLLALSANL, from the coding sequence ATGGACAAACATCTCATTGAAGAGATCAAACATGTCTCACTCTCTATGTTCAACAAGAACTTCTTTGGCGTTTATCACGGATCGATCTCGGCGCGTATCTCGGCAAGCGGTTTCCTCATCAACAAAAAAGACACTATCCTCGATGAAATAACGGAAGAAGGGCTCATCGCACTTGACTGTCACAAAAGAGATTACCGATGGAGTGAAGCAAGCATAGATGTTCCCATTCATGAACATATCTATGAGACCATCCCCAATGCCAAATATATCTGCTTCACCATGCCACCCTATGCCACTGCCTATTCATTAAAACACGGAAAGGTTTCTCCTCAGGATTTTCACGGCAAAAAGATCCTTGGGGAGATCATTGTATACGACCCCCAGAGTATCGATGACTGGATAGAACGCGCTCCCTATGAGATACCGCAGTTCTTCCAAAAACATGACAGCCATCTGCTGCTTATCAAAGGATACGGGCTGATTTCATATGACAGAGATATTACCGAAATGGCAAAAAAGGTCGCCATTCTCGAGAACTCCTGCAGACTGCTGGCACTTTCCGCCAACCTGTAA
- the hemC gene encoding hydroxymethylbilane synthase, producing MEKLVIATRASNLALWQAYHIKERIETTFPDVKVELNEITSKGDKILDKPLALVGGKGHFTKELEDEMIAGNAHLAVHSLKDVPTYIPEGLELCAITERQDQSDVFLSHTYKSLSELPEGAVVGTTSLRRRMQLLEKRPDLKVKDLRGNVNTRLRKLKEGQYDAIILAYIGLYRLDLLKDIPYVEKLDFFIPPMGQAALGIEIVADNERVREIAMSLNHEPTFICTKVERDFISVIGAGCSAPVAVNAMMDKKEDDEAPTISVRAMIGYPDGTHILHESLTSALDGADILGDELAEKMIENGALEILENAEKIAFKDEMPERL from the coding sequence TTGGAAAAACTGGTTATAGCGACACGGGCGAGCAACCTCGCTTTATGGCAGGCATATCATATCAAAGAGCGGATCGAAACAACGTTCCCGGATGTAAAAGTGGAACTCAATGAGATCACGTCAAAGGGTGACAAGATACTTGACAAACCTCTGGCACTGGTCGGGGGTAAAGGGCACTTTACCAAGGAACTCGAAGATGAAATGATCGCGGGCAATGCCCATCTGGCAGTGCATTCACTGAAAGATGTACCTACCTATATCCCCGAAGGGCTGGAACTTTGTGCCATTACCGAGCGTCAGGACCAGAGCGATGTCTTTCTCTCCCACACCTACAAAAGCCTGAGTGAACTTCCTGAAGGTGCGGTGGTGGGTACGACTTCATTGCGACGCCGTATGCAGCTGCTTGAGAAGCGCCCGGACCTGAAAGTAAAAGATCTCCGAGGAAATGTCAATACCCGTCTGAGAAAGCTCAAAGAGGGGCAGTACGATGCGATCATCCTTGCGTACATAGGGCTTTACAGACTCGATCTGCTCAAAGATATCCCTTATGTAGAAAAGCTGGACTTCTTCATCCCTCCTATGGGACAGGCGGCACTGGGCATCGAGATCGTCGCAGACAACGAGAGGGTCAGAGAGATCGCCATGAGTCTCAACCACGAGCCGACCTTTATCTGTACGAAAGTGGAGAGGGACTTCATCTCTGTTATCGGTGCAGGATGCTCCGCGCCTGTTGCGGTCAATGCCATGATGGATAAGAAAGAGGATGATGAAGCTCCCACTATCAGTGTAAGAGCGATGATCGGTTACCCTGACGGTACGCATATTCTTCATGAAAGCCTTACTTCAGCGCTGGATGGAGCGGATATCCTCGGTGATGAACTGGCAGAGAAAATGATAGAGAACGGCGCACTGGAGATCCTCGAGAATGCCGAGAAGATCGCCTTCAAAGATGAGATGCCGGAGAGATTGTAA